A single region of the Drosophila takahashii strain IR98-3 E-12201 chromosome 2R, DtakHiC1v2, whole genome shotgun sequence genome encodes:
- the LOC108061386 gene encoding uncharacterized protein, producing the protein MRSQFVLAFGLLALAATAYAVGSTPGAATPTDPSTSPTSPTSPTSPTSPTTPTSPTSPTTPSTSPTTPTSPSTPSTSPSTSPTTPASPSPSTPSTSPSTSPTSSDSSSPTNAELEQEVTRMEGEMSTLRRRMRRMQRRASRQRRQNRVQANRRRRRQNQRNSRQRRG; encoded by the coding sequence ATGCGTTCCCAATTCGTCCTGGCCTTCGGTCTTTTGGCCCTTGCTGCGACTGCCTACGCTGTAGGATCGACTCCGGGTGCCGCCACACCAACCGATCCATCGACTTCTCCGACCTCGCCAACTTCTCCGACCTCGCCAACCTCTCCAACCACACCAACTTCGCCCACTTCTCCAACCACTCCAAGCACCTCTCCAACCACTCCGACTTCTCCCAGCACTCCAAGCACCTCGCCGTCGACGTCACCAACGACTCCAGCTTCGCCAAGTCCTTCCACACCGTCCACTTCGCCCAGTACGTCCCCCACTTCTAGTGACAGTAGCTCACCCACCAACGCCGAACTGGAGCAGGAGGTGACCAGGATGGAGGGAGAGATGAGCACGCTTAGGAGGCGGATGCGACGTATGCAGCGTCGGGCAAGTCGGCAGCGTCGCCAGAATAGGGTCCAAGCAAATCGTCGTCGCAGGCGACAGAACCAGCGCAACTCTCGTCAACGCAGGGGCTGA